In Oncorhynchus mykiss isolate Arlee chromosome 19, USDA_OmykA_1.1, whole genome shotgun sequence, the sequence gtgtgtgtgtgtgtgtgtgtgtgtgtgtgtgtgtgtgtgtgtgtgtgtgtgtgtgtgtgtgtgtgtgtgtgtgtgtgtgtgtgtgtgtgtgtgtgtgtgtgtgtgtgtgtgtctgtgtgtgtgtgtgtgtgtgtgtgtgtgtgtgtgtgtgtgtgtgtgtgtgtgtggctaactGGGTCATAGCAGGAGGTTTAACACAGTTTAACTATTTTTCTGAAGTGGACATTTTATCTGGAGGGCTAGAGGGAGTCTTGATATAGACTCTAACTAACACGCAGTCGAAGCACCACGCCGAAACCTGATATTCAGTGAAGCTCAAAGAACGGTTATGTAGTGGTGACTGTAGAGGAATTTCCATAGAGAGGGGAAAAATGCCCCGTGAGAATATAACAGAATCGTAtgagacgacacaacagtgacaTTCAGAGAAATTCACTCACCAAGATAGAATGTAGACTCCACTAATCTTTTCCAACGCTAGAGCATAATTTGATTTCTTAAAGCGCACTGACACATTAATGTTAGATGATGATAGACTGGCCAACTGTTGATGAACACGGGCTCTCAGTTTAATTAAGTTTCTGGGCCCAGCACAATTGATTTTCATCTAAATCAATGATCATCTGCAAGTCAAATAGCCTATATCTATTTTTAAGGCAGGGATTTCATTTTCCAAACCCTATGATTTATAACTCTAAAATAAAACTCAGTTTCAATTCCACTCCCTAGATTTCTTATCCTGCCAGAGAGGAGAACAGCAGCACTCATTGTACAACATTACAAAACAACCTTTCCATTTCAAACAGGTGCATTCAAAACAGCCCCATCCCCAACCGTCTGGAACCAAAAGACTGCGGTCATGACCAGATTGGATTCTGGGTAGTGATATTAGACAGGACATACAGTGCAGAGTGTGATTTTAATATTGAATAATACAGGCTGCAAGTTACTATGGCAGAGTGAGAGGTATTTTTTATCACTTTGTTGAGATCCCCTACCTCccatgtctgtttctctctgtctcagtctctctcatctctctatcttacAGTCTTTTCATCACAATGAATCTCCTCTTGTGTTTAACATCCACCGCCTATGGCCACTTTCAAATGGGAACCAGTCGCAGGGACACGGGGGGCGAAGGGGACATTAAATATTGAAACACCAGCTAATTAAGGCCGGGGTGAGGGAGTCAGCATTAAGGCTGGTGAGCCGACTGCTGCTGGTCGTGAtctatggacagagagagagagcgcgaagagacagagagagagagagagatgggggaacaTTGaaggaagatgggagggagaggatcAGGGGATGTTGTAGCTCTACACATGTAGAAAAAGTGTCAGTACAAATCCAATACATCTCTCAAAGGTAGCGGCACAACAAAATAGGTTGGTGATGCACTTCACTGTGGCAGCCCCTTTAATCAGCAACTGAGATGACTGTCTGGTTGtgagtgtgtggggggtgtgattCTCGTCTTAACACCTTGAATACCAGGGGGATggacttttgtgtgtgtgtgtgtgtgtgttcttttgacAGGGAACAGAATAGCCCAGGACACCTAACCTAACAGCCCACTGTGACGAGTGCAGTGATGAGtggtgacacacacatacacccagacACACAGGAAGTGACAGCACAGTCCTGTGAAATCAGTGTATCACACTGAGACAGAGGGTGTATTCAAACAGACAGTTAGTTGTAATTCCCAAACAAAGTAGATTGGCTGTGAATATTCCCCATTCCACAGTAGGATGTGATGGTAAGCCTATATCAACACGTTGAGACTACGTTTTCAATGTTTTATAATGTAATAACTTCATTACTCTTAATAACAATGTGGAGGAAACAAGGTTTATGTAATATTTTTAAGCGGATATTTTCTCCTAAGGAAAAAAAGTATGTTTAAGGTGATTCTAAAAGAGACTAGATAAATTGAAAGTTTTAATTAACTTTATGTAAGCAGACTCATAGTTTAATTTACTCTGCTTAACCCATACATTTCACATCACTGGATTTGGAATGTAGACCTACCTACCTCTTACAATGACTGGCTTTGGAATGTAGACCTACCTACCTCTTACAATGACTGGCTTTGGAATGTAGACCTACCTACCTCTCACAATGACTGGCTTTGGAATGTAGACCTACCTACCTCTTACAATGACTGGCTTTGGAATGTAGACCTACCTACCTCTTACAATGACTGGCTTTGGAATGTAGACCTACCTACCTCTTACAATGACTGGCTTTGGAATGTAGACCTACCTACCTCTCACAATGACTGGCTTTGGAATGTAGACCTACCTACCTCTCACAATGACTGGCTTTGGAATGTAGACCTACCTACCTCTCACAATGACTGGCTTTGGAATGTAGACCTACCTACCTCTCACAATGACTGGCTTTGGAATGTAGACCTACCTACCTCTCACAATGACTGGCTTTGGAATGTAGACCTACCTACCTCTCACAATGACTGGCTTTGGAATGTAGACCTACCTACCTCTCACAATGACTGGCTTTGGAATGTAGACCTACCTACCTCTTACAATGACTGGCTTTGGAATGTAGACCTACCTACCTCTCACAATGACTGGATTTGGAATGTAGACCTACCTACCTCTTACAATGACTGGCTTTGGAATGTAGACCTACCTACCTCTTACAATGACTGGCTTTGGAATGTAGACCTACCTACCTCTTACAATGACTGGCTTTGGAATGTAGACCTACCTACCTCTCACAATGACTGGCTTTGGAGTATAGATGCatcataaaaaaacaaatggTGACTTACATTTTGAACATCTGTCTTATGTACTATGTACTTATGTACTTATGTACTATGTACTTATGtactctcggaggacctgagccctaggaccatgcctcaggactacctggcctgatgacgccttgctgtccccagtccacctggccgtgctgctgctccagtttcaactgttctgcctgcggccatggaaccctgacctgttcaccggacgtgctacctgtcccagacctgctgttttcaactctctagagacagcaggcgCGGTAGatatactctcaatgatcggctatgaaaagccaactgacatttactcctgaggtgctgacctgttgcaccctcgacaaccactgtgattattattatttgaccctgctggttatctatgaacatttgaacatcttggccatgttctgttataatctccacccggtacagccagaagaggactggccacccctcatagcctggttcctctctaggtttcttcctaggttctggcctttctagggagtttttcctagccaccgtgcttctacacctgcattgcttgctgtttggggttttaggctgggtttctgtacagcactttgagatatcagctgatgtaagaagggctttataaatacatttgatttgatttgattggatacTAATGGATTTACACATAAAAACGTGCATTTTGAAAAAAAATCTTACTACTAATTTGTGTTCTCTAATAGAAGCCCACAGTAATTCCCAGATTTAGTCATTTTTACTTTCACTGTGCCTAATCCAATCAAAGATGTAAAACCCAGAATTAAACTAACCCAGCAAGTGAACAATTCTACATTTAAATGATTTTGAAAATAAACTGTTTAAGTCTTTGAAGAGACTATATTTCTCCTTCTCCGCAAATATTCAACCATCTAATTTCAAAagtattttaattttaatttaagCTAATTTTAATGAGAGATTATAGCAAGAGGAAAAGGGCTTGAATAGTGTGgagtactgtatacacacactaaTGTGTGCTTTGGGTCAATTTCACCACTGTCTCAAAGACATTCTTTTGGGAAAGGGCTGTATAAAGCCCATCGACAACTAATCCACAAGGGGTACGCACCACCACTTCTCTACTACTACCTGCTGATACATCCTGAACAACGTCCCCTGTGGTTTCAAACAGCCTTCTACAGCAGTTTTCAGATGCACTTATTGAAACAAAACACTGTACCTGATGAAACAGTGTGTACAAACTAAGCATATACAACATCAGTATATTTATGTTTTGAATCAGAGCAAGTCAAAAAGCTGACATTTCATGTAGTATACGAACAGAGTCTAACCAATAGTTTAAAAAAGAAGAGTATTAGGATCCCATAAAGGAGATGACAAGCTGGGTGTTTCATGAGGAGGGTCCACAGACCAATTGGAAGAGGAATTTAAAAATAGAGACCTCAGAGCTCCTCGGATTAGCAATGTCTCTACTACTAGACATTACTCACGCTCTCAATCGTTTCCGGTCCCCATAGATCAGCTATCAGCTGCAATACTGCTTCAAACAGACCCTTTACCCATCCTCAAGCGATGTCTGATAACACATTGTAACTGAGGAACTCACACTGTGGGGATACATGCTGCTAACGCTCTCTCGAAACACCTGTCAATGAATCCAGACAAAAACTGCTCGGCTGTAGATCCGTTTTCGAccttgagtttaaaaaaaaatccaaaacggAGAGAACAGAGACTAAATATAGAGCACCTAAATGCACACAGGCCCAGTGTTATATTGTGTATAAGACATACGGAAATGAGCACAGCAGAGGTTTTATTCATCTTCTTTATCAAGACAAAGTAAGTAGTTACCCATTCAAAATAAAATCTGCAAcaaaaaacaaactaaataaataataatatgttCATCTTATAAATAGAGGTTGTTCAATACACCCGGAACGTTATCATACTGTATATTTACCAAAATGCACCCACTGCACTGAGAAGTAGTGATATTTAGTTGCACATCTGTAAAAGGTATGATACTGACAGTAATATGTATGTACGCCCAAAGATCAGAGGCATGTACTGTATACACCAGGACTTCATAGTGGTAAAATGAGTTATGACTGCCATAAGTACTAACACACATGCGTTTCACTAAGATATTATTATTGCCATTTTTCATTAAATACTGTTAGAATCTCTCTCATCTAAAAAATAAGTTGTCCATACCAAGAACCTATTTTAGCTTTTTGTTTTGCCCTCTTCTGTTGATAATCATCAACCCTATCTAAGGTAACATTGTATACCACAACATCTGACCAGTAGGGTTAGGGAGAGATCCCAATATCCACACATGGCTTGGCATCGGAGGAACCATAACAAGGGGTGAACCAGCCTGCTTTATAGGGGACTCAGCTGATGGTGTGGGCTGCATACAGCCCGCTGCTTCTCCTTCTCACTCCAGCACGGCGGTAGGGGGAGGGTGCGCGCAGCACTTGGGCCGTCTGACATTTTTCAGCATGGACCTGAAAACGTTCTGCTGCCTCCTCTTGTTTTTCCTGCTGTTGGCGTCGTCCACGGCAACGGTGGCGGGCGAGTCGGGCACCACCGGCGGCACTGAGATGGACTTCCTGAGTGATGACTGGGTCACGACCTTCTTCTCTTGTTCTTTGATCTTACACTGCAGGTGGCTCTGGATGGCAAAGCCAAGGGACTCGGGGTCAACGGATGCTCCGTACACCTCCCAGGTCATCCCCTGCTCGTCCCACAGCACATCGTGCACgctcttctctcctttctgttTCCCCTCCTCGTCTTCGtcctccttttccttcctctccggctcCAGCTGCTCCTGCTTCTTCTTGCCCAACAAAGCCTTAACGCCCCCAACCCCCTTAACAATGCTCTGCTTCGCTGCTTTCACTGCCGTCTTGGGTTTAGTGTCCTCTGTTTTTTTGGAGGTTGTCGTTGAGGCCTGGCTGGGCTTGGTAACGGAAGGAGTTGACTgcgaaggaggaggagcagcctTATTGTCGGAGGATTTGGTCTTGCTTGCGGCAGTTGGCGACAAGGGGGATGGAGCTTTAGCAGAGGGAGGCTTGGCAGGCTGCGTTGGCACGGTCTGCCCTTCATTAGACACCTTTGGTTTCTCTGCTGCATTGAGCTTGGATTGGGAGTCTGCCACTGCCTTCTCGCCTCGATGCTGGTGATGATTCGCTTTAGCTACCGGCTCGTTTTGGCTGCCGCTCGGCTCAATGTTGATCTGGTAGACGGGCTGCAGAGGCGGGAGTGCTCCTCTCTGCTGGATGTTGCATAGCGCTGCTGCCCCCCCGACTGCCAGATCTTTAGGCTTGGCCCCCAGCCTGGCGACCTCTGCATGGAGGGCCGCCACCGCCTCCTCTGCATGGAGCACCACCCCGGCACTCTGACTGGAGCATAACCCCGCCTCCAGGGTCAATCGCTCTGACCCGGACCTGAGACCTGCGGTGTAGTTAGGTGGCGGGGGGCAGGATGGACTGCTGCCCATGTGAATCTGGTGAAGGGGCACCTGGTAGACCACAGACAGGCTCTCAGCTGCTGCTTCCTCCCTCAGGGCAGCACCTCTGTCAGTGGACCTGTAGGGCGGGGGCAGAGGAAACAGGCTGGGGCTGGTGGAGACCGCCCGGCTGCACACGTTAGCCACTGCCTGGACCTCCACATCTTGGCCCTGCTTGCTATGGGTGGGGGTGGCGGTGGGGGTGGCGATGGGGGTGCGGGTCATGGTGGAGGCCTCCCGGTATAGTTTGCAGTGGGCTTTCTGTTGCATCTCCTCCGAGACCGAGGCAGTCTGGACGGCTTCGTCTGTCACCTGTGCTGCATGGTAGGCAGGCTGCTGGTTCTGGCCCTGTTGGGCCTCAGGCTGTTGGTTCTGGCCCTGTTGGGCCTCCGGCTGTTGGTTCTGTTGGGCCTCGTTGGGTGACGAGGGAGAATCCTTCTGTGATGAAGACTCTGACGATGCCGCCTGCAGGTGTTTATCTAAGCAGATTTCTGTCTTTGCTACTGGAGTAGGTTTTAAATCCTTCTTCTCAGGGGGTGCCGGACTTGAGGCCTTATTCCTAAGCCCTACATTCTCCTTGCTGTCTGATAATGGAGGCGTGATGGTGATGGCAGCATTGACAGGAGCTACTGCAGTCTCCTTGGTCTGTTCCGGCTGTGATGTAGCTGCCGTTTTATTGTATTCCGTTTGGGAAGGAGGGTTCTGAGAGTTTGTCTTGGGCGTATTTTCTTTAGAGGCCTGTAGAGGACGTTCTGATGGAGTAGGGTTGGTGGCGGTGGCGGTGTTGGTGGCGGTGGCGGGGCTAGGTAAAGGTGAGAGACTCTGTGTTGTAGTACTATTATCAGCCTCTTTTGATTTGTAAGGAGGCGGAgcaaccttgtttgaagtcactgCAGCTCCCTCTGCCTTACCTTGTTTGGGAGTCGTCAGAGACGTCAGCACTTCAGAGACCGAGGTATGCTTTGGATCACAGGTCTGAGGGGGATGTTGATTTGGTGTGGTTGCGTTTTTGTTGTCCCCTTCTAGTAGTGACTCCTCTTTAGCTACTGCAGAAACTCTGGCTGTAGCACTCTGTACTTCTGTGGGCTCTGGCGATGGCTTGGCTGCACACCCCTCCCCCGCCCCTGCTCCACCaggctctttctctctgcagtAATTTGTATGCACGTCAACCTTTGATGATGTAATGGCGGACGACAGGCTGGCCTTACAGATATGCTTCTCCTTCTCCTCGGCGGCGGCTGTGGGGGTTAACGCTGTCAAATTGGCGTTGCCGTCCCTACGGCCCTCTGCCGTCGCCTCGGTTACACTCACACCTCCTCGGCATGTCAATACCATCTGCTGCTCTATTCCAATCACATGCTCCGATGGCGATTTCCCTCTGTCGCCATTGGTCGAGAAAGTTGTGTTGGTGTTGGACCCCACTCTGCCGCCAACCGGTTGTCCATGGCCAGTTGATTGGATCCTGGAGGTTGTGTTGGGGGTTGTCAGACACAGGTTATCCCGTGTGTGTTCTGTAGGGACaggggtagtggtagtggtgggggcAGGGCAACCCTGAGTGAGGTTCAGGTTAGGTTCTTTAGCCCAGTTGGCGTTAGACTCCTGGTTTCCCAGAGCTTCCACTCCAGCCAGTTGAGGGACCATTTGGACTGTCACTGTCCTTTTTGGGTTGGTTCCCATCctgtattgagacagtcctctgaGACACTTCTACTGTAGGGATCCAAAGTCAAACCAGGTGTCCACAATCCTGTCCCTGTCTATTTGTGTAATTCCCTATAAAGTAGGAAAAATAGAATAGTTTTAGATTCAGAGAAGAAGTATGAACAACACATTAGATCCTTCCATGTACATAACGATACTATACTATACGCCTTATATAGTATAATATcctctaatataatagagaatgatGATCTTGGTAATGTCTTTCTCACTCTTGCATATTACATCCTGACCTCAAAGGTGATATCGAAACACCAAAAAAGACGTGAGACTTTATTACAATTATTTTTAAACAGAAAGACATTTTAACTTGAAATTAGAAAACTAACAGGGTGAGTGATGAGGAACAGTTGTACCGCAGTGTAGTGCACTCCAAAAAACATTTATGGATATTTTTCAAACTAGACTTTCATCCTCGATGAATGTGACCAATGAGGCAATACATTAAAACAATGGGAGTTGACACCTTCGCTTATTTCTGACTCCTAGTATCCATCACAATAAAGACTGTGTGCCAACTACCGCATCAGAACTGAATGTATTAACTGAATCTGTAAACAAAGCAACAGATAATAGCAATAACTCCAAATTACTAAGAATAAGCCCAAGACAATGATGCTTCAATACTGACCTAAACTGTTTTGCTGCTCAGAGATGGTTGGCCTTTCCTCTTTTCATTCCAGTAAGTACATTTCATTTTAATGTGTCTCTGATGACTGCAAACTGATTTGAAATGATGGACCATGAGCACTCCGAGTCCCTTTGGAGCAGAGAAGATAAAGCAATGCCAAAACTAAGATTAACTATGCCACAAATGATTTTTGCTCAAAAACTGATGGAATTTGAAAGACTACGGCAATCACAAACACTTACCACACACTTCAACAAGCTTGAGTGAATTAAATAATTCCTCTTAACCCAGGAGGAAATCTATTGAATTATCCTTAAGTGGGGACAGAGGCATTGACTTTGCAATCGCAACAAGTGAAAGCAATAGTGTAGCCTTAGTTCCATGTTTGACTTTACCATTAGAAAAAACATATATCCCAAtgcccagggcagtgattggggacattgccctgtgtagggtgccgtctttcggatggtacgttaaatgggtgtcctgactctgtgggCACTAAAGATTCCATGGCACATATcgcaagagtaggggtgttaaccctggtgtcctggctaaattcccaatctggccctcataccatcatggccacctaatcatccccagtttacaatggtctcattcatcccccctcctctcccctgtaactattccccaggtcgttgctgtaaatgagaatgtgttctcagttaacttacctggtaaaataagggttaaataaagagcTATCAGACACTGcagcctacagatgtaggatcttaatttgtttCCTACAGTAAGAATATGAATTATTATGTGTACTataataaatggacatttttgtaggagttgatcaattttctcagcaacaaaatagtgatcaaataACGATCCTATATCTATGACAGAAGTCCTTTTAAAAAGGTCTGAAATGAGCCATCTGCTGGCCTCAAACACAGAcctctgtgtgtttgttggtcTCATCTGTTGCAAAATCTCCCCTGAAGCTACAGCAACAGACCTGTTTATTGTGTATTGTGGACATAGATAAGACATTGAACCATTTTGGGGAGATTTCAAATGCACTTCAATTAGCCCATTGGATTTTTCCAACAGGCTTCATTCATCATAGAGTCTGTTCATTTTCGACTCTGTGATCTTATTTTCCTCGTCATCCTTCTACAGGTTATAGCAATTAAAAAGCAGGCCTATTGTCATTAATAACAAAGCAAATGTCTCGACGAGTTATCCTTATCCTTCTAAATCAGACACTTCTAGTTACTGAATGTCCTAGCCAGGCTACTAAATATTCCATTTGGAATTGTAGGCTCAAATACATCACAGTGTATTGGCTTATATGTAGGCCAAACGCACACACCCATCCGAAAATAAATCTCAAGCAGTGTCTAAGCCTGCAGCTGCAgactccagacagagagaaatagaaagagtgaGTGAGCAGGGGCCCACTCAAAAAGAAATCCGATTTCTGAAAGGTACGAACTAAATGGCTTTGCCATGGTATTTTTAGTACAGAAGGAAAATAGGATGGCTTGTATAGTCCTGAGTGCTTGAGTTGTGATTTGTCAGATTGGATTTTCCATGCCACACAGTTGGCAAACGTCCACAGTATATTCACACTATACGAAAGTGACCTATTACTACTGCACCACTCTCTCTGGCTGTCGGACGAGATCACATCCAACCCCTTGGAAGTGTGAAGTGAAATGATGGTTCCCTATGAAATTGTTCTTCAATGGCCAACCGAGCATTCAGCAATCAACTCTCCCGCAATAATTGAACCAGGTGTACAGGGGCGAAATGAAGAAAAGGAATCAGAGCAACTcagcactcacacagacacactgtgtgGGACTCCTTGAACTGTCATCCGAGGACGTTCACATCCTATAAAGTGATTTCCTATGTAGTTTATCTCAATCAAAATTAGATGCTGACTTCAAGCATCTGTTGTTCTGGAATTTTGTCTCCTAGGGTGTTGTTTTTGGGACTCACTATTAATCATcctcatcattaagtttgttctCAGCCAAGGAAAGGTTAGTCTTCTTTTTTCTGCACAAAACAATGAATAGGCCCGTATTCATAAAGAGTAAGTGTGAGAGTAAGAATGCTGACCTAGGATCAGTTTAGGATCAATATTCCATATAATAGAACTGTGGGTTTAAGTTACTCTGTCAGAGTACATTTtgaggggagaggcagagggatagACAAGTCACTCCTTTATTCAGGGCCCGTAATGATTCATAACGCCCctcagaataggagtgctgatctaggatcaggtcccctctgtccatgtaatcttattcattatgatctataatactaaactgatcctagatcagtttaACTATCACGCTTACTCTTTATGAATAAGGGCCTTGGTTCCTTGAAGCAGGAGGTGACTGTATCCTACAGGAAGGGGTCAGTGTGTCCTCTGCCTCATATAGAGTAGCTGTGGGGTCTCCCATCAGGAGTTCCATCACCCCATGCTAATATCGAAGATGAGCGAGAGGCCCCCAAGCTGTTCATTTGAGACACGGGAGCATTGTAATTAGATTTGTCTTGTTTCTTACTTCGATGGGAATTCAGTGGAATAAACCAAGCAGATGAATCAACAAGGTGGTAAATAAGATCCAGCGAGGTACACTATAtgaggacacctgctcgtcaaacatctcattccaaaatcataggtattaatatggaattggtccccccctttgctgctataacagcctccactcttctaggaaggatttccactagatgttggaacattgctgcggttGAGGGGGTTGCTGCGGTTgctggggttgaggtcaggtctctgtgcaggccagtcaagttcttccacactgatctcaacaaaccatttctgtgtggacctcgctTTGCGCACAGGGGTCTTgtcgtgctgaaacaggaaagggccttccccaaactgttgccacaacgttggaagcacagaatcgtctggaatgccattgtatgctgtagcattaagatttccattcactggaactaaggggccttgcccaaaccatgaaaaacagccccagaccattattccttctccaccaaactttccatttggcactatgcattggggcaggtagcgttctcctggcatccgccaaaccgagatggtgaagcgtgatttatcactccagagaacgcgtttccactgctccagagtccaatggcggtgagctttacaccccttCAGCcaatgcgcatggtgatcttaggcttgtgtgcggcatctcggccaaggaaacccatttcatgaagctcccgactaacaattcttgtgctgacgttgcttccagaggcagtttggaattctgtagtgagtgttgcaaccgaggatagaCCATTTTTATGCACttcgcacttcagcactcagcggtcccgttctgtgagcttgtgtggcctatcacttcgcggctgagccattgttgctcctggacgtttccacttcacaataactgcactttcagctgaccggggcagctctagcagggcagaaatttgttggaaaggtggcatcctatgatggtgccttgttgaaagtcactgagctcttgagtaaggccattctactgccaatgtttgtgtatggagattgcatggctgtatgttcaattttatacatctgtcagcaacggcTGAGGCTGAAATAGgcaaatccattcatttgaaggggtgtccacatactttagtaTATAATGTATATTATTGTTAATCAATACAATATAGCGGTCCAAACAGGACATAGATTGTGTGAACACCCAA encodes:
- the LOC110498432 gene encoding G protein-regulated inducer of neurite outgrowth 3, coding for MGTNPKRTVTVQMVPQLAGVEALGNQESNANWAKEPNLNLTQGCPAPTTTTTPVPTEHTRDNLCLTTPNTTSRIQSTGHGQPVGGRVGSNTNTTFSTNGDRGKSPSEHVIGIEQQMVLTCRGGVSVTEATAEGRRDGNANLTALTPTAAAEEKEKHICKASLSSAITSSKVDVHTNYCREKEPGGAGAGEGCAAKPSPEPTEVQSATARVSAVAKEESLLEGDNKNATTPNQHPPQTCDPKHTSVSEVLTSLTTPKQGKAEGAAVTSNKVAPPPYKSKEADNSTTTQSLSPLPSPATATNTATATNPTPSERPLQASKENTPKTNSQNPPSQTEYNKTAATSQPEQTKETAVAPVNAAITITPPLSDSKENVGLRNKASSPAPPEKKDLKPTPVAKTEICLDKHLQAASSESSSQKDSPSSPNEAQQNQQPEAQQGQNQQPEAQQGQNQQPAYHAAQVTDEAVQTASVSEEMQQKAHCKLYREASTMTRTPIATPTATPTHSKQGQDVEVQAVANVCSRAVSTSPSLFPLPPPYRSTDRGAALREEAAAESLSVVYQVPLHQIHMGSSPSCPPPPNYTAGLRSGSERLTLEAGLCSSQSAGVVLHAEEAVAALHAEVARLGAKPKDLAVGGAAALCNIQQRGALPPLQPVYQINIEPSGSQNEPVAKANHHQHRGEKAVADSQSKLNAAEKPKVSNEGQTVPTQPAKPPSAKAPSPLSPTAASKTKSSDNKAAPPPSQSTPSVTKPSQASTTTSKKTEDTKPKTAVKAAKQSIVKGVGGVKALLGKKKQEQLEPERKEKEDEDEEGKQKGEKSVHDVLWDEQGMTWEVYGASVDPESLGFAIQSHLQCKIKEQEKKVVTQSSLRKSISVPPVVPDSPATVAVDDANSRKNKRRQQNVFRSMLKNVRRPKCCAHPPPTAVLE